A window from Chrysemys picta bellii isolate R12L10 chromosome 2, ASM1138683v2, whole genome shotgun sequence encodes these proteins:
- the LOC135981651 gene encoding uncharacterized protein LOC135981651 translates to MQSSPAVMAVQSGNRKRAPAWTDREVLDLIAVWGDESVLSELRSKRRNAKIYEKISKDMAERGYSRDATQCRVKIKELRQGYQKTKEANGRSGSHPQTSRFYEALHSILGAAATTTPPVTVDSEDGILSTAGSSDMLGDGEDEEGDEEGEAVGSSHNADFPDSQDLFITLTEIPYEASPAITPDTESGEGSATPSATVSQPSLESHSQRLARIRRRKKRTREDMFSELMASSQAQAAQQTQWRENLTRMHQANMDREERWRQEDQQATQTLLGLLREQTDTLRRLVDVLQERRQEDRAPLQSISNRPPPPPSPIPTSPKVQRRRGGRVPANSHSTPAESSSSRRLSFPKI, encoded by the exons atgcagagctctccagcagtgatggccgtgcagtctgggaatagaaagagagccccagcatggactgatcgtgaagtcttggatctcatcgctgtgtggggcgatgagtccgtgctttccgagctgcgatccaaaagaaggaatgcaaagatctacgagaagatctctaaagacatggcagagagaggatacagccgggatgcaacgcagtgccgcgtgaaaatcaaggagctgagacaaggctaccagaagaccaaagaggcaaacggacgctccggatcccatccccagacatcccgtttctacgaggcactgcattccatcctcggtgctgccgccaccactaccccaccagtgaccgtggactctgaggatgggatactgtccacggccggttcctcagacatgttaggggacggggaagatgaggaaggagatgaggagggcgaggcagttggcagctctcacaacgctgatttccccgacagccaggatctcttcatcacccttacagagatcccctacgaagcgtccccagccattaccccggacacagaatctggtgaaggatcagcca ccccgtctgcgactgtctcacaacctagcctggaatcacactcccagaggctagcgcggattaggcgtaggaagaagaggacacgggaggacatgttctctgagcttatggcctcttcccaagcccaggcagcacagcagacccagtggcgggagaacttgacccgaatgcaccaagccaacatggatcgggaggagaggtggcggcaggaagaccagcaggcgactcaaacgctgcttggactactgagggagcaaacggacacgctccggcgccttgtggatgttctgcaggaacggaggcaggaggacagagccccgctgcagtccatctctaaccgccctcccccgccaccaagtcccatacccacctcacccaaagtgcaaagaaggagaggcggcagagtccctgctaactctcactccacccctgcagagagctctagtagcagaaggctctcatttcccaaaatttga